The Penaeus monodon isolate SGIC_2016 chromosome 13, NSTDA_Pmon_1, whole genome shotgun sequence genome contains a region encoding:
- the LOC119579889 gene encoding uncharacterized protein LOC119579889, giving the protein MMLKVKEPNSSTKSEPMLDDHDVIRVGGRRLSEYSDCNAKPILLPKDHPVAALIVQDWRPLNYRILRNCFNCHRVNSKPLTHRQGELPLERILADSPPFTQTRVYYFGPFNMAYIKRNIKRFGCVFTCLSSRAVHLELLYSLDADEFINALMLLIMRRGISKKIFSDRRSNFQRANQNIRAKTHSWIDDSRLHTLFCEVEATLNSRPITATMGDTSDPEALIPDHILRLGKGFRLPMDDVSQEL; this is encoded by the exons ATGATGCTGAAGGTGAAAGAACCAAACTCATCTACAAAGAGCG AGCCAATGCTTGATGACCATGATGTGATCCGAGTAGGAGGTCGCCGGCTGAGTGAATATAGTGATTGCAATGCaaagcccatcctccttcctaaaGATCACCCTGTAGCAGCCCTAATTGTCCAAGAC TGGCGACCCTTAAACTATCGCATCCTAAGGAACTGCTTCAATTGTCACCGGGTTAATAGCAAACCACTAACACATCGACAAGGTGAATTGCCTTTGGAAAGAATATTAGCTGATAGTCCACCTTTCACCCAAACTAGAGTATACTACTTTGGACCATTTAACATGGCgtacataaaaagaaatataaagcgtTTTGGATGCGTCTTTACCTGCCTCAGTTCCAGAGCTGTACACCTTGAATTACTGTATTCCCTCGATGCAGATGAATTTATCAACGCCCTCATGCTGTTGATAATGAGGCGGGGCATTTCCAAAAAGATCTTCTCTGACAGAAGATCTAACTTTCAGAGAGCGAACCAGAACATCCGTGCAAAAACACACAGCTGG ATCGATGATAGCAGGTTGCACACACTGTTCTGTGAAGTTGAAGCCACACTCAACAGTCGTCCAATAACTGCTACAATGGGTGACACCTCTGATCCTGAGGCTCTTATACCAGATCATATACTTCGGCTAGGAAAAGGCTTCCGTTTACCAATGGATGACGTTTCTCAGG AACTCTGA